A genomic region of Candidatus Bathyarchaeia archaeon contains the following coding sequences:
- the hypA gene encoding hydrogenase nickel incorporation protein HypA translates to MHEWALAEAIISSVSQIAEKEGLKEVREVKIKVGELQQVEIDILECALSELKMAKFKNAKFFIETVKAELQCRACGQKWSFNRNELDGESTEAIHFVPETVHAYIKCPRCGSPDFEILQGRGVWLESIKGVK, encoded by the coding sequence ATGCATGAGTGGGCCTTGGCAGAAGCAATAATCTCCTCTGTTTCACAGATAGCTGAAAAAGAGGGATTAAAAGAGGTTAGGGAAGTCAAAATAAAAGTGGGCGAACTCCAGCAGGTGGAGATAGACATTTTGGAGTGCGCCCTATCAGAGCTTAAGATGGCGAAATTCAAAAACGCCAAATTTTTCATAGAAACCGTCAAAGCCGAGCTGCAATGCAGAGCCTGTGGACAAAAATGGTCTTTTAACAGAAATGAGCTTGATGGAGAATCAACTGAAGCCATACATTTTGTTCCCGAAACGGTGCACGCCTACATTAAATGTCCAAGATGCGGTAGCCCAGACTTTGAAATTTTGCAGGGAAGAGGCGTGTGGCTTGAAAGCATAAAGGGAGTCAAATAG
- a CDS encoding tautomerase family protein — protein MPIVHVYVWEGFGRDRIKTLIREITRVFGGLGVPESVVEVVVHEVPKTHWGVGGEPASEKFRDKP, from the coding sequence ATGCCCATAGTTCATGTGTATGTTTGGGAGGGTTTTGGAAGGGACCGCATCAAAACATTGATTAGGGAGATAACAAGGGTGTTTGGAGGCTTGGGTGTTCCGGAAAGCGTTGTCGAAGTGGTTGTGCATGAAGTTCCTAAAACGCATTGGGGTGTTGGCGGGGAGCCAGCATCTGAAAAGTTTAGGGACAAGCCTTAA
- a CDS encoding MATE family efflux transporter has product MAEDSESLPEPGGISKYRDKIINGPIIRTIFWLGTPPLVNQLVVVAYNVADTYWLSVYSEQAVAVPRQMWPILVLFQALANAITTASLSIISQYVGSKAYREASVSASRFFTLSLLSGGTLSILLFALRNTIFTVVMSTPAEIFEDVMKYSGVIAFDVLFNYIALTYTTILQSVGDTKRPAIVNVASVAINIALDPFLVLGIGPFPRLGVVGAAITDVMGKIISITALTCILRKYYPELRIRPTRKIDAAWARLVMRIGLPILTLGLTNGFAFLMQLKLVNMLGIVTATAFSIGFIILDIVDAALWGLSGAPAIMIGQSLGANNQKRAREVAFKAALLIFALIMASAAIIYPVRRNLVDVFADDPNTINETDIFLQTLLPTLPFFGLFAVALSVGRGSGHTTFPTGLGMLRLWVMRIAAGYFMAFILGMGSIGVWLAIAISNIIGGIIAILWIKYGNWAKAVIKQENGG; this is encoded by the coding sequence ATGGCTGAAGACTCTGAAAGTTTGCCAGAGCCAGGCGGGATAAGCAAGTATAGAGACAAGATTATTAACGGTCCCATTATCCGCACAATTTTTTGGTTGGGAACCCCTCCCCTTGTGAATCAGCTTGTGGTTGTGGCCTACAATGTGGCTGACACTTATTGGCTTAGCGTCTACAGCGAACAAGCTGTGGCTGTTCCCAGGCAGATGTGGCCTATTCTCGTGCTTTTTCAAGCCCTTGCAAACGCCATCACCACGGCAAGCCTAAGCATAATCTCACAGTATGTGGGAAGCAAAGCCTATCGAGAAGCAAGTGTATCAGCCTCACGCTTCTTTACGCTTTCCCTCCTATCTGGTGGCACCCTAAGCATACTCCTTTTTGCGCTTAGAAACACAATTTTTACAGTCGTTATGTCCACACCCGCCGAAATTTTTGAGGATGTCATGAAGTATTCTGGCGTCATAGCCTTTGACGTGCTTTTCAACTACATAGCCCTAACATACACAACAATCCTCCAAAGCGTTGGAGACACAAAAAGGCCGGCAATCGTTAATGTTGCATCTGTCGCCATAAACATAGCCCTAGACCCATTTCTTGTTTTGGGCATAGGGCCATTTCCAAGACTTGGGGTGGTTGGAGCCGCTATAACGGATGTCATGGGTAAAATAATATCGATAACAGCCCTAACATGTATCCTGAGGAAATATTACCCTGAGCTCCGCATAAGGCCCACTAGGAAAATAGACGCCGCATGGGCCCGTTTAGTTATGCGCATAGGGCTGCCAATTCTTACACTTGGTTTGACGAATGGTTTCGCCTTTCTCATGCAGCTTAAACTTGTCAATATGCTTGGAATTGTAACGGCGACAGCCTTCTCTATAGGCTTTATAATATTGGACATCGTGGATGCTGCGCTTTGGGGTTTAAGCGGAGCCCCAGCCATAATGATAGGACAAAGCCTAGGCGCAAACAACCAGAAAAGAGCAAGAGAAGTGGCCTTCAAGGCAGCTCTTTTAATATTTGCCCTGATAATGGCAAGTGCAGCCATAATATACCCTGTTAGAAGAAACTTGGTTGACGTTTTCGCAGACGACCCCAACACAATAAATGAGACGGACATCTTTCTCCAAACGTTGCTGCCTACCCTTCCATTTTTTGGACTTTTTGCAGTAGCCCTATCAGTTGGAAGAGGCTCTGGACACACAACATTTCCAACAGGCTTGGGAATGTTGAGGCTTTGGGTAATGAGAATAGCTGCGGGCTATTTTATGGCTTTCATTCTCGGCATGGGCTCAATAGGAGTTTGGCTAGCCATAGCAATAAGCAACATCATAGGCGGAATAATAGCCATACTTTGGATAAAATATGGGAACTGGGCAAAGGCGGTCATAAAGCAAGAAAATGGTGGATAA
- a CDS encoding RsmB/NOP family class I SAM-dependent RNA methyltransferase, giving the protein MFGKEFFVNRYRLLGWEFRDVTPKQAIRVNAMNVKGINIVERLKGLGVGLEEIPFVSGGYWVVHSDFSVGAAVEYLLGYYSIQEAAAQIPATLFTDLKGKTVLDACAAPGGKTVQLADLMDNTGVIVALDVNTHRLKALANQLERCRVKNTIVYRLDARKASRLGLKFDRVLLDVPCSGNFATDKEWFRRRTLADVKRNARLQREILTEAARVLKDDGEIVYATCSLEPEENELNIDWAVKNLNLETVEIECYGEEAPTEIFGKRLDNSVRNCRRIWPGETQGFFICKLKKRG; this is encoded by the coding sequence ATGTTTGGTAAGGAGTTTTTTGTTAATCGTTATCGATTGTTGGGTTGGGAGTTTAGGGATGTTACGCCAAAACAAGCCATTAGGGTTAATGCCATGAACGTTAAGGGCATCAACATTGTAGAGAGGCTTAAGGGTTTAGGTGTTGGGCTTGAGGAAATTCCATTTGTCAGTGGCGGGTACTGGGTTGTCCATTCTGATTTTTCCGTTGGTGCTGCAGTAGAATATCTTTTGGGTTATTACTCTATCCAGGAGGCGGCAGCCCAAATCCCAGCAACATTATTTACGGATTTAAAGGGCAAGACTGTTTTGGATGCTTGTGCTGCTCCGGGCGGAAAGACTGTTCAGCTGGCTGATTTGATGGATAACACCGGCGTTATTGTGGCTTTGGACGTTAACACGCATAGGCTTAAAGCCCTAGCGAACCAGCTGGAGCGGTGCCGCGTAAAAAACACCATTGTTTATAGGTTGGACGCTAGAAAGGCCTCAAGGCTTGGTTTAAAGTTTGATAGAGTGCTGCTTGATGTTCCATGTTCTGGCAACTTCGCCACTGACAAGGAATGGTTTAGGCGGAGAACGCTAGCTGATGTTAAGCGAAACGCTAGGCTTCAGAGGGAGATTCTCACTGAGGCCGCTAGGGTTCTAAAGGATGATGGCGAAATAGTTTATGCCACATGCTCCCTAGAGCCAGAAGAGAACGAGTTAAACATAGACTGGGCTGTGAAGAACCTAAACCTCGAAACCGTGGAAATAGAATGTTATGGGGAGGAGGCGCCAACAGAAATTTTCGGCAAAAGGCTGGACAACTCCGTAAGGAATTGCCGCCGCATATGGCCGGGTGAAACTCAGGGCTTTTTTATCTGTAAACTCAAAAAACGCGGGTGA
- the hisS gene encoding histidine--tRNA ligase, whose translation MSAYKTVRGMRDFLPEEARLMRFIEEKARETAKLYGYKEIITPVVESYELLAAKAGEEVRARMYAFEDLGGRKVALRPEFTASVARLVATTMRNEPKPLRLFCVGSLYRYDEPQKGRFREFWQSNFELMGSEKPEADAEVLLLTNTLMRAVGLKNYSFKIGHVGVLRGILSREGLEEETQNRVMQLMDKKQYEDAINIVKEAGATDKCLKTLQMLVSLRGSNTTSILEEMEKLTKGYGTAFDAVKNLREILKLVRETTKEPNITVDAGFARGLEYYTGMIFEVYVPELDIALAGGGRYDKLVELFGGEPTPAVGVAHGIDRIMLAMQEQKISPPIEEGKRVMLIPVNENLNDEALRISEMLRKDGIAVETEVMGRKVTKALEDADRRGISHVIIVGERELSEGAVVLRDMQRKEQSKVKIEELVSKIKSS comes from the coding sequence ATGAGCGCCTACAAAACAGTCCGTGGGATGAGGGACTTCCTACCAGAAGAAGCAAGATTAATGCGGTTTATAGAGGAAAAAGCCAGAGAAACCGCCAAACTATATGGATACAAGGAAATAATAACGCCTGTTGTCGAGTCCTATGAACTGCTTGCGGCGAAGGCTGGCGAAGAAGTCCGAGCAAGAATGTATGCCTTTGAAGATTTGGGTGGGAGAAAAGTTGCCCTAAGACCGGAGTTCACGGCTTCTGTTGCAAGGCTTGTGGCAACAACAATGCGAAACGAGCCTAAACCGTTGAGGCTGTTTTGCGTGGGAAGCCTCTACAGGTATGACGAACCACAAAAGGGACGCTTCAGAGAGTTTTGGCAGTCAAACTTTGAGCTTATGGGCTCTGAAAAACCAGAAGCCGACGCCGAAGTTCTATTGCTAACAAACACTTTAATGAGGGCTGTGGGGTTGAAAAATTACTCCTTCAAAATTGGACACGTCGGCGTTTTAAGAGGCATCTTAAGCCGCGAAGGACTCGAAGAGGAAACCCAAAACCGCGTCATGCAACTTATGGACAAAAAACAATATGAAGATGCCATAAACATCGTGAAAGAAGCGGGAGCAACAGACAAGTGCCTAAAAACGCTTCAGATGTTGGTTAGCTTAAGAGGGAGCAACACAACAAGCATTTTAGAGGAAATGGAAAAACTTACTAAAGGTTATGGAACAGCCTTTGATGCCGTGAAAAATCTTAGAGAAATCCTAAAACTAGTAAGGGAAACAACGAAGGAGCCGAACATAACGGTGGATGCTGGCTTCGCCCGCGGACTGGAATATTATACCGGAATGATTTTCGAAGTTTACGTTCCAGAACTCGACATTGCGCTGGCTGGTGGGGGAAGATACGATAAACTCGTTGAACTGTTTGGAGGCGAACCGACACCAGCCGTTGGGGTTGCTCATGGAATAGACAGAATAATGCTTGCTATGCAAGAGCAGAAAATCAGCCCACCAATCGAAGAGGGAAAAAGAGTAATGCTCATTCCAGTTAATGAAAACTTGAACGATGAAGCTTTAAGGATTTCAGAAATGCTAAGGAAAGATGGAATAGCTGTTGAAACAGAGGTCATGGGGCGGAAAGTGACAAAAGCTTTGGAGGACGCCGACAGAAGAGGAATAAGCCATGTAATTATAGTTGGCGAAAGGGAACTAAGCGAAGGAGCCGTAGTCTTAAGAGATATGCAACGAAAAGAACAAAGCAAGGTTAAAATAGAAGAGCTAGTCAGCAAAATAAAATCGAGCTGA
- a CDS encoding DUF362 domain-containing protein, producing MGKASRVAIIKGSDPIETTVKAINAVKSDLDAVLSAEKPILIKPNYITAQHPSTGVTTDGRVVEGVVKFLKEHGKDNVVIGEGSGWADTFEAFKVAGIDKISKKWKVELVDLNKDAFVEVYPPNPLALKKVKVAKTALESVIISVPKLKLHRLATVTLGIKNMMGALASKGSMHNGRLHANIADLASVLKPSLTVIDGIIAGEGHETSGNPVKMDLVIAGTDPVAVDAVGAAVMGVSPTEVKHLVLAKKRGLGTCQLENIEVVGESIEKVRRNFRRSVSSKIFEYF from the coding sequence ATGGGTAAAGCAAGCAGAGTTGCCATAATTAAGGGCTCAGACCCTATAGAAACAACAGTCAAGGCAATTAATGCTGTGAAGTCGGATTTAGATGCTGTTCTTTCCGCTGAAAAACCAATTTTGATAAAGCCGAATTACATAACGGCTCAGCACCCGTCCACTGGAGTTACAACAGACGGCAGAGTGGTAGAAGGGGTTGTTAAATTCCTTAAAGAGCATGGTAAAGACAATGTTGTTATTGGTGAGGGGAGCGGTTGGGCAGACACTTTTGAAGCTTTCAAGGTTGCGGGGATAGACAAGATAAGCAAAAAGTGGAAGGTGGAGCTTGTTGACCTTAACAAGGATGCTTTCGTTGAGGTTTATCCGCCCAATCCCCTAGCCCTAAAGAAGGTTAAGGTGGCTAAAACAGCTCTGGAAAGCGTGATAATAAGTGTTCCAAAACTTAAGCTTCATAGACTCGCCACAGTCACGCTTGGAATAAAGAACATGATGGGAGCCCTAGCCTCGAAAGGAAGCATGCACAACGGGAGGCTCCACGCAAACATTGCAGACTTAGCCTCTGTGCTTAAACCAAGCCTAACAGTTATTGACGGAATAATAGCTGGAGAGGGACATGAAACAAGCGGAAACCCTGTGAAAATGGATTTAGTTATTGCGGGCACAGATCCAGTTGCTGTTGACGCTGTCGGCGCAGCGGTAATGGGCGTTTCACCCACAGAGGTTAAGCATCTGGTTTTGGCTAAGAAAAGGGGGCTTGGAACATGCCAACTAGAAAATATAGAGGTTGTTGGAGAGTCTATTGAAAAGGTTAGGAGGAATTTTCGAAGGTCTGTTTCTTCGAAAATCTTTGAATATTTCTGA
- a CDS encoding LysO family transporter produces the protein MSGGISMAGLLDIVALVPPLIAGMVVGYCLRGKKLFSIEKLVLGVILVLIFSLGFSIGLNTQLLEIMPTIGLNAIVLLFMTLLFSIVFVKAARKMVRI, from the coding sequence TTGTCTGGTGGTATAAGCATGGCTGGTCTTTTGGATATCGTTGCGCTGGTCCCCCCGTTAATTGCAGGAATGGTGGTGGGCTATTGTTTAAGGGGTAAGAAACTTTTTAGTATTGAAAAACTTGTCCTTGGCGTCATTTTGGTGCTTATTTTCTCTCTAGGGTTTTCAATAGGCTTAAACACCCAACTTTTGGAAATAATGCCAACTATCGGGCTTAACGCCATAGTGCTCTTGTTCATGACGTTGCTTTTCAGCATAGTTTTCGTAAAGGCAGCCAGAAAAATGGTGAGAATATGA
- a CDS encoding ABC transporter ATP-binding protein: MKIKTVNLTRIFYAGGSKVIAVNNVNLEIGEAKFIAITGPSGSGKSTLLNLIGLNDKPTGGKIFIDGEDVSDWTNVKRRKVRLLRMGFVFQTFNLLPTLTALENVELPMALAGKSQREQRENALKLLEAVGLGKRIHHRPKELSMGEMQRVAIARALANNPEIIIADEPTGELDSKTAKEIINLLLDVNKERKTTVIVATHDEKIVDAADEIYTLKDGMLTFKV; encoded by the coding sequence ATGAAAATCAAAACCGTTAACCTAACACGAATTTTTTATGCTGGCGGTTCAAAGGTAATTGCCGTCAACAACGTTAACCTTGAAATCGGCGAGGCGAAGTTTATAGCAATAACCGGGCCTTCGGGTTCTGGGAAATCCACCCTCCTAAACCTTATAGGATTAAATGATAAGCCCACAGGCGGCAAAATCTTCATAGACGGTGAAGACGTCTCAGATTGGACAAATGTGAAACGTAGGAAGGTGAGGCTTTTGAGGATGGGTTTTGTCTTTCAGACTTTTAATTTGCTGCCAACCTTGACAGCTCTAGAAAATGTTGAGCTTCCAATGGCTTTAGCTGGGAAAAGTCAAAGGGAGCAGCGGGAAAACGCCCTAAAACTCCTTGAAGCTGTGGGTTTAGGCAAAAGAATTCACCACAGACCAAAAGAGCTGAGCATGGGTGAAATGCAACGCGTGGCCATAGCTAGAGCTTTGGCGAACAATCCAGAAATTATAATTGCAGATGAGCCTACAGGCGAACTGGACTCTAAAACCGCAAAAGAGATAATAAACCTACTGTTGGACGTGAACAAGGAAAGGAAAACAACGGTTATTGTTGCAACTCATGATGAAAAAATTGTTGACGCAGCTGACGAAATCTACACCTTAAAAGATGGTATGTTAACTTTCAAAGTTTAA
- a CDS encoding HAD family hydrolase → MSPIKAVMFDFIGTLVNVKGYSLEASKMKLYRAIVDAGFKVAREDFLEAYSRAHEKYRVIRYQKLVEVTNAIWISDALNSLGFKTSPEDTHIKTAVNIFFEDYLNSFRLRKCAKQTLETLSNDYKLGLISNFTYAPVIYAGLRRVGISKFFDVILVSDAFGWRKPHAKIFEEALKRLGVRAKEAIYVGDSPEEDIKGAKQLGMKTVFVASQFFPRDRLLESEQKPDIIAKNMCEAKRKIQDIIRSNKL, encoded by the coding sequence TTGTCACCAATTAAGGCTGTAATGTTTGATTTCATTGGCACGCTGGTTAACGTTAAGGGTTACAGCCTAGAAGCTTCAAAGATGAAGCTTTATAGGGCTATCGTTGACGCTGGCTTCAAAGTAGCCCGAGAAGACTTTTTAGAAGCATACAGTCGAGCCCATGAAAAGTACCGTGTTATACGCTATCAGAAGCTTGTGGAGGTTACAAATGCCATATGGATTTCCGACGCCCTAAATAGTTTGGGATTTAAGACAAGCCCAGAAGACACCCACATAAAGACCGCTGTTAACATTTTCTTTGAGGATTACTTGAACTCGTTTAGGCTAAGAAAATGCGCAAAACAAACATTGGAAACGCTATCCAATGATTATAAGCTTGGGCTTATTTCGAACTTTACATATGCCCCAGTGATATATGCTGGACTCAGAAGGGTTGGGATAAGCAAATTTTTTGACGTAATACTTGTTTCGGACGCTTTTGGCTGGCGAAAACCGCACGCCAAAATTTTTGAGGAAGCATTAAAAAGGCTCGGGGTTAGGGCTAAAGAGGCTATTTATGTTGGAGACAGCCCGGAAGAAGATATTAAGGGCGCAAAGCAGTTGGGCATGAAAACGGTTTTTGTTGCCTCCCAGTTTTTCCCGCGTGATAGGTTGCTTGAAAGCGAACAGAAACCAGATATAATAGCCAAAAACATGTGCGAGGCGAAAAGAAAAATTCAAGATATAATTCGCTCCAATAAGCTTTAG
- a CDS encoding P-loop NTPase — MLDPRETVIGKRLEKVKSIIAVSSGKGGVGKSLVASTLALILAKKNFKVGLFDLDFTSPSTHLILGVKDAKPKEEKGIIPADVYGLKYVSIVAYSKERALPLRGADVSNALIELFATTVWGDLDFLIMDMPPGISDVTLDLIRLVKGIKFLIVTTPSPLALETVKKLLGLLAELKVPVKGVIENMKVRESALISRNVSDAGFPFLGDLPFDSKVEESLGNVDALLKTDFAKKLAEIVSKISFNHA; from the coding sequence ATGCTCGACCCTCGGGAAACAGTTATTGGCAAAAGACTTGAAAAGGTAAAAAGCATAATTGCCGTTTCAAGCGGCAAGGGCGGTGTTGGAAAAAGCCTTGTTGCCTCCACGCTTGCGCTAATACTGGCAAAGAAAAACTTTAAAGTTGGGCTGTTTGACTTGGATTTCACAAGTCCTTCAACACACCTAATTTTAGGCGTTAAAGATGCTAAGCCAAAAGAGGAAAAGGGAATAATTCCAGCAGATGTTTACGGTTTAAAATATGTTTCAATTGTTGCCTACTCTAAAGAAAGAGCTTTGCCCTTAAGAGGCGCAGACGTTTCAAACGCCCTTATAGAACTTTTTGCCACAACAGTATGGGGGGACTTGGACTTCTTGATAATGGATATGCCTCCAGGCATAAGCGACGTCACATTAGACCTTATTAGGCTTGTTAAGGGCATAAAGTTCCTAATAGTTACGACACCTTCTCCGCTTGCCCTTGAAACCGTTAAAAAGCTGCTGGGACTGCTTGCAGAGCTTAAAGTGCCAGTTAAGGGTGTTATTGAAAACATGAAAGTTAGGGAAAGCGCTCTTATATCAAGAAATGTATCGGATGCAGGTTTCCCCTTCCTTGGAGATTTGCCCTTCGACTCAAAAGTTGAGGAATCACTTGGAAACGTGGATGCGCTTTTAAAAACGGATTTTGCCAAAAAGCTGGCTGAAATAGTCTCAAAAATCTCCTTTAACCATGCTTAG
- a CDS encoding lysine exporter LysO family protein, which produces MKYVLPTLALGILAGYLNNNFGVPLLSTFFSEYAFNFSLIALLFLMGTLFAMDEKAVAKIREAKFRILVFPLAVALGSITGGLIGGIILRIDVFASMGVCAGYGWYTLAGPMAGQLFGLEWGALGFAVNLLRELATIAATSLVAKLDKYAPIAMGGATAMDTTLPVIVRYCGQETLITAFSSGFILTVAAPFTITAIAAIAH; this is translated from the coding sequence ATGAAATATGTTTTGCCCACACTTGCCCTTGGAATTTTAGCGGGGTACTTGAACAACAATTTTGGTGTTCCATTGTTAAGCACATTTTTTTCGGAATACGCCTTCAACTTCTCGCTAATCGCATTGCTGTTCTTAATGGGTACGCTTTTCGCAATGGATGAAAAAGCCGTGGCAAAAATAAGGGAAGCCAAATTTAGAATACTGGTTTTTCCACTCGCTGTGGCTTTGGGCAGTATAACAGGAGGACTTATTGGCGGAATAATCCTTAGAATTGACGTGTTCGCCTCCATGGGAGTCTGTGCTGGCTACGGCTGGTACACGCTAGCCGGACCAATGGCTGGACAGCTTTTCGGGCTAGAGTGGGGAGCCCTCGGCTTCGCAGTAAATCTCCTCAGAGAACTCGCCACAATAGCAGCCACGTCACTAGTTGCAAAACTGGACAAGTATGCGCCAATAGCAATGGGAGGTGCAACGGCAATGGACACAACACTACCCGTAATAGTGCGCTACTGCGGCCAAGAAACCCTTATAACAGCCTTCTCCAGCGGCTTCATCTTAACAGTGGCAGCACCCTTCACCATAACCGCCATAGCAGCCATCGCCCATTAA